The nucleotide window AATGCAGGATGGCAGAAACCGAACCACCATTTAGACCAAGGGAAAAGATTATCGAGAAGCAAAAGTATTTCCAAAGCGTCCATAAACACACGTACCTGAAAGGACCAATGGACAAGATCACCTCTGTTGCCATTCCACTGGCTTTGGCTGGGACTTCATTGTTTCTAATTGTGAGTGTGTTTCTTTGTACAGTAGAGTTAGACTCGAGTCAAGTTGGTTTAGCCTTGAAAGTCGGCTTGACTCAGttcaatttaactcaaattcgtttatgatgaatttaaattaagctC belongs to Mangifera indica cultivar Alphonso chromosome 2, CATAS_Mindica_2.1, whole genome shotgun sequence and includes:
- the LOC123204132 gene encoding uncharacterized protein LOC123204132, with translation MAETEPPFRPREKIIEKQKYFQSVHKHTYLKGPMDKITSVAIPLALAGTSLFLIGRGIYNMSHGIGKKE